CTTTCTTGTTTTAGCATTATAGAACTTTTGGTTTAATGACCTAAATTGTCCTAAAAactgaaaggggggggggtgcttTTAAAAGCAAGTTCATTTTGAGGGAAGCATTAGTATAGAGTGATGTATGTACGTATCACATATATATGTTTATATTCAAAGTGTGATATTTGTATGTGACTTTGACTTTCGATTAGCTTACAACTATAAATGCTTATGCTTTGAGCTGCTTTGGTTTGATGTTTTGTACATGTGCTTTTATTAATTGATTTTATATACTATTGCAGGTCGATTGCTTCCATGCATTGCGCCGGAGTAATCCTCCATTCATTCCTTCTGCAGTTTTTCTCAAACATGGACTTACTTCTTTTGTATGTCTCATCCTTGAAAAAATTTTATGCCTTTCAGCTTATACATTTTGATGTTTGGCATGATTTCTAATAATTTATGTTGTGATGGGATGATTTCCTGTTGGCATTTAGCACTAGATGATGCCTTGACTGATATTCCTGATCCATCTCTTGTGGATACAAATTCCAGTCATTTTGTGCTTGCGATTGGAAATTTAGAATATTTAccaccatagtttttaaggcgataaggcgacggaggcgtttgagggtctttcggagcgccttagcgataagacgggcataaagcgtcgccttattgactaaagcgtgcctgtgtaatttttttataaaaccaatctatttggctcacatcctagttgaatcctattactcatacgttaaataaatattaaaggttcatattcataccaatgtaagatattcattaagaaaaaaaatcaataaagtgaataaactaagttcatcaatcatcaatcatcaatcatattaacataaaatataaatacataattatgaaacaaaattataaatataaagaaaagaagacataaaaaatacaagtatttattatacttacctctatgatgtcaaaatgagtgcctaagccctaatgtcatccactatatttctactcctgtcaaagaagcatgagctcaccgctgccggagcaaaatggtcgcttgGATCAGTGGCttttccttgttccttgattccttgattccttctcaaagccctttcttaaaacccttgacaaaatccaaaacctgtttgtgaatcgtgtttttgttttgtttgttttggttatttttggtggagtaaagctgatcccatacatctcaagtgttaacaaaaccatacacctaccaataaaaaatctacatttggaatcttcatcaagtaagtttaaaatgtgtttaaaaaaaaaaaaaaactccataaggcgctacttcacataaggcggagcactgccttaccatatctagaccgcatcagcgccaaggcgctgctaaggcgtcgccttaccagcaccttaaaaactatgtttaCCACAGACACGTCATCCTTCTAGAAATTGTTTGCCTTTCAGTTTATGCTTgctagtttttaattttaattgtgtcaCTGTGGATAGTATGGATAAACAGAACTTCTATTTAATTATTCAGACGCACCAAGTAGTTATGAAATTGCATTGATAGCCTCTACTCGCGGCCTAGCCCATCTGAGAGCTAAATTCGCCTCAATTGTTTNNNNNNNNNNNNNNNNNNNNNNNNNNNNNNNNNNNNNNNNNNNNNNNNNNNNNNNNNNNNNNNNNNNNNNNNNNNNNNNNNNNNGCGGGTCCAATGATCTCATTATTGCCTATTCTAGTGAAACCACCCATCAGAGCCATCGTTAACCATTGATCCTTGAGGTGTGTTCTCAAAACACCTATATCTACCGCTGTGGCAATGGGGGCATGATAAGCACTAACCACTAAGTAGAAGGGAAGAGGATAAAGAATGTGGAGAGGAGGAAGACAACTCTCCCAGTAATCCACCTAGGCTTCAAGATATCCACCTTCAATTCTCCATGAATCCGCACAGCAGCTCACAAATGCTGGTGGGGGGACAGCCCTTATTGCTCTCAAATGCACTTATGATCATTCAGTAATTGGTGAAAAAGTCCACAAGTCAGACAGTTAAGTTCATTCAATTTGCTTATTCTTAAACCTCCTTAGTTGGAAAGCCAATTGGTAGATCCCAGATTCCCAGTACAATATATTTGATTCCCTGTGGAGTTTGAATTTTATGCGTGCTGTGTCTTAATTAACCTTTAGAAACATCAGTTTGGTATTATTATTCATACTTGATAGCTTGAATGTTGTCTGTGGTAGTGAATGTAGTGGTCTTGCCAGGAAATTAATATATTATGCCTATATAATTTGGaaagacattaaaaaaaaaaatatatatatatatatatatattgtacaGGTAATGGTGTTGTTTCTTTGTGGCAATTGCTTTGTATTCTGTTGACAGATGTTTGTTGGAAACTTGGCATTGTATAGGCTCAACAAGTTCTTTAAATCTGATGCAGTGGAAGCCTAAATATATTAAATAGCTTCTTAGATAAGTTGATAACCATTTACTGCCTAAAATTTCAATGGGCAGTTCAAAGGAATTAACACTTTTTTGTTCTATCAGGTCACTTTTATTGTTACCCACTTCAATGACTCACGGATATCAAGTGCAGCTCTAAGAGATCTTCTTATTCAATCTATTTCAGTCTTGGTACCGTACAAGGACTATTTAGTTGCTTTTGAGAGTAATGCTGCAGCCGTTCAAACTCTGCCAAGAGCATTGCTATCAGCATTTGACAACAGATCCTGGATTCCTGTAACAAACATACTTTGCTTTTTAAAGGTTCTGGATTTGGTCCTTCAAAAAATGGAGAATCATCCACATCAAGGGTTTTCCAGGTGAACTGGTGGCTTTGGTGGTTATTATGCTTATGCAATGTTTCAACTTCTGACATTTTCTTTTGGTGGAATTTTGATACTTTATTGCACAATTATTTTCTGAACTGGGTTTCTACTCAATCTTTTCTTATTCCAAGTATTTGAGGTATAATACACAAATGATTTTTTCCCATTATGAACTGTTTCTGAATTTCTGAAATTCTACTTCTTAGCCTAATTCAAGCTAAATGTTACACCAAATATCTATTATTTGACCAAAAATTCACAGTATCTTGATTCTGAATTGATTTTGACTGGGATTAAGAAACCTATATTTAAACCTTGACTCCTGCATTTTTCCTTGTATAACCTTTTCCGCTTATTAATCCACGTTACTTTGTTACTCTCTTTTTGAAGGGCTTATTACAGGACACATGCATCCATGATGAAGCACTGTTCTCAACTTTCCTCAATCGACTCTTCGACACTCTCAGCTGGACAGTGACTGAATTCTCTGTTTCTGTTCGAGAGATGCAAGAAAAATACCAGGTAactattttcaatttttgggtGGGTGGATttaatactcttttttttttctttttttcttttttctgatcaatatattcaatttttcatcactttcattatatatttattgGTCAGAAACATTAATCCGATCTGATGGTAGTAATAGGATTTGTCCTCTTTCTTGGTCTGGGGTTATCCAAGTGTTTGGGAATTTGTTTGTGTATTGATTGAAGAATtatttaaccccccccccccgaaaaaaaataataataatagatggATAATCCTGGATGATTATGATTATATTAATTGGACTCATTTTCACCTTTGAGTAGTCTAGTGTGACTTGGCCACCAAATGTCCATGTGCTCAATGGTGTCTGGGATCCTTAAAATTCACACAGATGTCTCGGTGGTTCAGATTCTCTTTCTCTGGTGATTCAGGCTGACTCAAACTGAGTCTGGCTTTGGTGAAAGGTTTttatttaatggaaaaatatgGACAGATGGGTAAAGTACAATATGCAAACAGAACAAGTAAAACCCTAGATTTTTATTATAGGATTGGATGCGATGGAAATAATTTGCCTTGTCAACTCCTTGGTGTGCTTGTTACCTTGTTACCAATCAAATTACTAACCCGTGGTTCCATTGGAACGATGTATTCCAAGATTAGCAGAGACTTTGCATCCTGAATTGGATGTAGGAATATCCGAGTGTTACCATTAGTTGCGGATACACGATTGGTAAATGCCATCAAGTCACCCATTTCCTCCAGCACTGCTTGAGATCGGGAGAACCACCCacaccctcccccccccccccccccccccccaaaaaaaaaaaaaaaaagtcttcaaGGCTTTTGGGGGAGGGGGCTGGATTCAGGCACCATTTAACTTCAGTCCTGTTCCTGTTCAATCTCCGTGGAGTTACAACCATGGATTGGACCTGAGTAGTGTCTTGGTTGAGGTTAACCTGTGCTTTGGTTTCTGTCCACTTTGTTCCGGTTGACCTATTTCAACCCTCTTAAGACTTTGTTCAAGGCCACAATTTTGAGGTTGAATCTTGAATCTTCAGACCTTTACtgattaaaatggaaaaaatgaatAATCTAAAATTATTGCAAAGGTCTGAAACACTTGTCTATGTAACTAGTGTTTCTGTACTTTCGAGATTTGAGGTTGATTTATACCATTTCCTAGACCTTAATCTTTTCTGACATTTCTAAGTGCACTGGGGAATAGAGGTTTTTGCTCCATTTGTTGGAGATTGCAAGTATCACGCACAATCTTCCAGGATTCTTTAGATGTCCTCATAGTTGCTTGTTTGGCTGAcgtttcttctttgatttgctAATTTAATTGTTGTAACATATACTTTACAGTTGTTGGAGTTGCAACAAAGGAAGTGTATTATCATATTTGATCTCTCATGCAATCTTGCGAGAGTCTTGGAGTTCTTTACCCATGAGATCCGTCAAGCATTCCTTGCAGGGTCTGATATGAACCGTCGAAGGTTAATTGAGttgattgtgtttattttgaACCAAGTAACTTCAGCAGCAGATGCTGAAATTTTCGACATGTGAGTATCCATTATGAGTTCTGCTTTTTCATTACTATCTTGTTGACCTGTAAGTGCTTATATTACAATTAAAAATTTTGATGGCTAGAATGTGGGTGAGAACTGATATTGAGTTGATCACTTCTGGATGAGTATGATCCTAACTGAGCTGGTACTAATGAATCCCCTGAAGTCCCTAGTAAACCCATGTATCTTTGGTTGATATGTACCTCTTTACATTTCcatctctttttgttttgtatgtttgtttgtttgttccttttttttggtCTTCGTTTTTGAGTTTGGGTCTGTGTCCTACTGGCAGGCCACTAAGGCGATTGGGCCAATCTCAGGAGAGAATAAACCGAGGCATGGTCTTAGCACCTCTTGTCGGGATTATCTTGAATTTGCTGGATGCTAATCTTGATCCAGAATCACAGAATGATCTTCTGGCAGTCTTTGCTAGCATGGACTGCCCTGTTACTGTTCATTGCGGATTCCAGTACCTATTGGAGTATAACTGGGTTAGTTCTTAACCACTCTCAATTGAATTTATAGTCTATGATTCTGTGTGCATGTGCAGTTTAAAATTCTTGAAGCGTGCCACATTTGTTTGAATCGTTAAGGTAAAATCTGTAGTTCTTGGTTGATGGTTCGAGTAGCTGGCTTGTCTTAACCAGGGTGGTTTCTTTTCCAGCTGTTTCTGGAGCAGAATGAGAATTGTAAACTGCTTCTTTGTGGGAACCTGTGTTTATTGTTGAAAGAAATATATGAAATAATGATACACCAGAAAATGACATTAAAGAGGTGGTATTGTTGAGATTCTATATCTGAGTAGCCCTCAAAAACAGACACAGAACAAGGGTGAACCCCCCGGGCATGGCCCCGTCAAACATATAAATATCCCCATGAAGGGGGTCGCAGAACCTGGGGGGAGGGCTGGGGGGCATGGtcccatcaaacatctaaaAAATCCCCACTAAGGGGGGTATGTAATGGGAGACATGCACCTGTGTATCAAATTCGCACTTCTCATGCATCCATGCCTTCCCCTGTGCGAAGGAGACAAAAGCCCTAGGTCTGCCTGTCTCGACCTATTAGTATATCAACTGGGTGATGTCTGATTGACACATTCCAAAATGAACACTGGTTCTTATATGGCCTTCTCAACTGGATAGGGTGGACACAATAGAAGCAGTTTGGCTTTAAAGAAACTTCGTAGCCTGGCTTGCATGGTTCTAGttcatctcccatctctcatccgCTCATAAGCAAGCCCTACCCGCTTTCCTCCAATTGGTCTGTGCCGCTTCCTGTCCAAGTCTCCTTCTAGCTAGCCTTCTGTTTGAGGAAGTCAGTTCATCCATTCAACAAATAGGGGCTATTCCAAGGCCTTTTGTAATCATCTTTTAAATGTCAACAAGTTTAATCTTTTTGATTGCGACCCATCAGCTTTGCTCTCTTAAtgactttctttcttcctcttcatatatatatatatatatatatatttatttatttattttttatttatgtttttattctatttgttgCCTTTATTTACTTTACAATACAACCAGTTCCAGGACTCAAATCAcaagttctttttttcctttcaattttttatgCTGGAACCTTGAGGGGAGACCCTTCTGCTACCAGACTCAGGCAGCTTGAGAAATTCTCAGGCCTCCTTAGAAGCAGGGCACAGTCAACGAAAGCAGGGAAGATGATTTCTGGTAGTGAGGCTGAGATGGATGATGCTGATTAGTGTTGCATTTGCTATAACTCTCTGGCGAATGCTCGGTTTGAGCCATGTTCTCATAGGTCGTGCTTTGGCTGCATAACCAGGCACCTTCTAAACTGCCAGAGATGTTTCTTTTGTAATGCTACAGTCATGGAAGTGCTCAAGGATGATGAGGAGACAGTGTAATGGCTGGTAGACTTGTCCAGGTTGTCCATGTCATGGGTCCAGTTTTTCATCCTTCCAACAGATTGAGGCCTTTACAAACAGAAGGCATTGAGTACTTTCAGATTTATGGGAAATGTGATCCAAAGGAAGTTACTAAAAAGATGGGTGGTCTCATTTCTAGATGCTGGCATTGTTCTATTAAATTGATGCATGTATATGTGAACGAAAATGTTTCAGAAGTTGTACCAAGCTGGTGAACTATTGGCAGCATTGGGTTCACAAGGAAATTTTGTAGGGAGCAGAAGGCATTGTTCTGTAAATATGAGACGTAAatggaaggaaaaagagaatctTTTGGATGAAATGTAAatggaaggaaaaaggaaattttttgaatgaaatgtaaatggaaggaaaaaaggaagtCTTTTggcttcatctctctctctctctctctatacccCTTACGCCTGGTTTCCTCTCATTTGGAAATTTAAATTACCCATTAGTTCTCGACTTTTGAAGTACTGAACATGCCAACCCTTTAGATTAGCTACTCCATTAGACACTGGgaaggaaaaataacaaaagaaaggtTTAACGGTGTGTCCAGTAGGATGCATGGAACCCACTCGCAGGTCCCTGTTTTAGCATGTGTTAATTGTTGTACGGGAACAATATCCATCTATTGGTAAAGTCTTTAGAACCCTAATTTAGTTTTGTCAATCATGTTTTTTACATTTACCAgactttgtttcatttttcaaagTTCTCCAAAAATTAGTTCTTGAAAACCTGCCCCATTGTCTTCATCTTCTTGTAGGCAAGCATAGAATGATCCAAAGTTACCCTAAACCTAGATTGAGGAAGGGGACCGGCCGATCCAGATggctctgagagagagagagagagagagagagagagagagaataagaatGGATTCTTTTGAACTGTTTCACAGTCTTTTCAGTGAATTACTCCATCAAAGGGGAGGTGGATTAGACAAAACCTGTCTACAGACTAGCTGTAATTAAAGATTCAATAACTATCTTTGTAGAGGACTAGTTAAGGAATGAAACAAACTAAAACCATGTAATCCGAAGATTAAATTTagtactaaaaccctatagaggtttgtgaaccctaggatgaaGTGGTGAACTTCACCCACCTggtgaagaaaaaatttctccGTTAATTTCTGAATATACTTAACCAACAAAACTATACAAATTAGTGAGTTGATGCTAAATCAAATCTATGGACTTAAATTGATTAGTCAAGCTACATATGACTATCTtgggttcaaagttcaaacaaaTTAATAATGTTAATTAAGCTCCATAATGAAGTTAGCAGGGGACACGGTACTCTGCCTTAGGATGCGAGGTCCCGTGATCAAACCTTAACCCTTGCgcctaacttcttggggccaccaCATGAGAGTTTCTGTTTTAGACTGACCTGGTCCTGTGTAAGCAATATCACAGTGACCCCAAGGACTAGTCGGATCAAAGATCCAAACACCCtaggtatcaaaaaaaaaaaaagttagcaAAATTCGGGatggtagaagaagaaaaggagggtgGGTGATGttagtaatttatttatttaaatgcaagagagagatggaagggGAGTGCTTGGTCCAATTGTAAGGTATGAAtgttgtgacctagtggtcaagCAGTCGGAACAGCCTCTTGATATTCTTGGGGTAAGACTGCATAATtcaccctcccccccccccctcggGGACCTTGCAGGCTCGCATatgtgggagcctcatgcatccGGTATGCCCTTCAACGCAAGCAAGAGACGGATGGTGGATTATGCTTAAATAGAATGAATTAAATAGTATGGTAAAGGACCAAAATAATGTGGTAATGCAATTGATGACCTTGCAGGTCACAGTCACACTAGTTCCATTTCAAGAACTCTTTGTGGTTACTATAAGGTTCGCACACTAGGGGACCATTGGACCACTTGAAATCAGCTTACAACTAGTTTTGTAAGTCTCAAACAACACTTATTCCCTTTCCAAAGCCGTCCTAAATGTACTCTCGAGGACCAAGACAAGGTCCACACCAATGCTTATTTGGTTTGAAGGGTTGGAGGTAAATGGATTCTTGGTATCAGATCAAAGACAAAGACTAGCTACTTCCTCATATTCGAAGCTTTTTGTTTCTGTTCCTTTGTTTTCTtcgttttctcttttctttttgttttctttcattttctcttttcatttttttttccaaacggGTAACCACTGAATTTTATTAAGATGAGAAACCTAGAAACTGTTCTTTAAGATacaggaaaaaagaaacagaacagAACAATTATAATTACTGATTCAGTATTGGACACTTGGATCCAAGAATCCCTTCCACCTGTTagggtttcaactttcaaccaCTCTTGTTTGGTTAATATGTCATACATTATTgttataaaaaagaagaagagggaattccCTAAAAGTTAGCTTGATCTCTGCATTAATGCTAGGGCCAATGAAAGAAGTAGTAGAAGCATTAATAGACACAGAATTTTTGCCTTTTACAAGGGACAAGATTGTCATTTTAAACCCCTACTGTGTTTGGATTCAGGAGTCACAttgccttttaggcttcttttttcaaaaaaattatttcatatATTAGGGGAATTTGATTATGAAATCAAAAACATCATAAAACCTCACTTACATTAAGCCCTGTTTGGTTGTGAAGTCATAAGCCATTCTAATAACAGCCCTATGGTCATAGTTGAGGTTCAGCTTTCTGGAATCAATTTTTGGTGTCGGATTGGCCGAAGCTGATGTTGGTACTTGGCCGATCCTATATCGGTGTAAAGGCTCTTATTAAGGGTTAAtctgtctaaaaaaaaaaataaaactttcattgaaaaattGCCAATACAGTCTAATACAGACAATGCGTATCTGTATCGACACAGGGATACAAATCCCCAGACCAGTATTAATAACCATGGTTAGGCTTGGATTATTGGCTACTTAATTTGGGATTTCGGGTTAAAAGCTAGGTTCAAGTCGCAGTTGTTTTCACCgatgaaaacctttttttttttcttaaattatttGAATCCGTTTAAAAGCTAATAGAATACAAAtgtgttttataaaaaaatatttataatactAAAATGCACTTATCAATTCACAGTACAATACGAGTATTTAAATCAACCCTAGTGGGACAGTGGATTCATCCCTTCACCTTCTCTAATTTTCTCTGCCCTGCCACTCAAGTGAGACCTCGCCGCTTTCTTTAGACTCATGACTCCACCCTCCACTGTAGATGTAAAATAGATAATCGAAAGTCAGTATTTGAATCGTGCCTATATCTATTTAACAGAATTCATATTtcgaaaaattgatttttagaaACTATTTGAATCCATTCAAAAACTCATTGGGATGTGGAGATGGATAAAGTTATATATCATTTTAATTCGATCTGTTCAAATCCTTACatccaattttcaaaaaataatctATATGATAGATTTGAGTTTAAGCTATTAGGTGAAGAGGCACAACTGGTACATGGAATTAAACAACATGAGATGAAAACTTCATCTCCAATTAACTGAAATTGGAATTATTTTTCTCCTCCTACTTCCAGCTCCTGCAGAGTGCATGAGTGTTAATGGAATTTACAACCAACGACAGAACGTTCACTCCTTCTTGGCTCTTTTGATTTCTGGTCCTGTGGCCTTTCTTACTATGATGAACTCTATTTTTGCTTAAAGAAATGTTGCTGTCGTTATATTTGCTTCAAAATCCCTCAATGACCTGCTTCTTAAATTCAATTACCAACACTCCAAAGCCACACCAAAATAATAGTAAGGTAGAAGAGCACAAAAATCCTTTGCAGGGAGGCAGTGAATGGTAGTGCGTGTACGCAGAAGCATCTAACGGGGttgggtggtcattttgcccttCCTATGTGTGGGCACAGACTCCACAGGCTAGTCTTTCGGGTGGAATGAtggtgtttatctctctcctccttacaTAAAATGTCCTCACAGCCTTCCAATAGATGATACCATAGGTGGGCTTCTCTATGGCACTTTCACAAAGAACCTTTTCCTAGATAAAAAAATCCGCAAACCTTATCACCCCCCGTCTCCAAGAAACACCATATCAACTTGCCTCTTGCAAGTTAGAAACCCTACCAATGTCATATTTAACTCCATATTTACACTTATTCAAAGGCAAACATATCATTCTGACGAAATAAAACAGAATAGAGACAAGGACTAAAGCCTTGGCGAGTAAAACAGAGCAGATGAAATGACCTAACCACTTATGTGACCTCTTGATGGTTAGACATGGTTTGTGTGACCTCTTTGTATCATGTGATTTAATATTGAATCATTCAATTCATGAACTTAGGTGCAGAGACACAATTAGTATAAGACTGACTTCAAAATTTTATAGTTTTTGTTATAAGAGATTGCTACCTGATCGTATGGTCTCTACACTATTACAAGAACAATGAGAGCTTTTGCAGGCATTAAcattaatgaaaattttttattccatatAAAGGGTTGGTAATTTCGTGTGTCTCTATCTTTGAGAGCTCAGAAACCACGcgatatagcttttttttttttcttttaccatttTTCAATATGGGATTATTCACGACAACGGTGCTCAATTGTTGGGAAAATGGATCAGTTACTCGTACAATCACCCAATTATACGCATCTAACATATATCCTCTTTATTTCTAAATAtaccttttattatttttgtaataacaaaaagaaagacaagTGTTGAATGCTGATTCGTACGACCAGGTGATCATGCGAGAAACGGATTCTATCTCGATTGATTACGTGCATCATAGACAAATGCATCGAAATAAATATGAGGAACTCCAAAAAATGAGACACGTGTCATGTTGTTCTCTTCGGAGTTGGGGCTGGCTTCCCCAGCTgttccgagagagagagagagagagagagagagagagagagagagtaggctAGACAGAGAAAAAACCCATAGAGGAATTAAAATTAATCATTTAATATGATAATCTCTTGCTTCGAATTGAAAAAGTTACAGAGCcataaaaaaaggagaaggtttaagaaatggaagagaggaagagctTAGTTGTGTTGAGGGTCTTCTCCAGGGCTTATTGGTGGCGGTTTGGGCCTTCTACTATTCACCGTTATGGATCCCACTGCAACACCTTCCTGTTCatgaaagttgaaaccaaatATTATAACTTCAGTTAGACAGAGatcgtaccaaaaaaaaaaaagtagttagagagagagagaggattacACAAGTTTTCGTTCCAAATTCCGAGAGTGGAAACTGTGGATCTTGGGCTTCTTCTGTGGATGGAGATGGATGATAAGAAGTGTTTTGATGGGTGTTGGTATCTTCTCCTTGTTTGGAGAAAGGCCAATAGAAAGGGTCTAAGCCCAAACATTTGAAGACAGCACTGATAGCTCCTTGAACCAAATCACAAGGGTTTCcatgagaagaagaagctgcTGCCGCTGCTGTTCTTCTCTGTTTCGGCGACTTCAACTCCTccattccttccttttttttttttcttcttcttcttcttcttttaagttCTGGTGGTATACTGTGGCCTTTATTAATGGTGTTGGTTTCTGTGAATATTTATTGGCCTTTATATTAAATGCACCTGAAGTGGTAATtacttctatttctatttctatttctatttctatttttgctttTGAGAGTGCGGTGCTGTACGTTGGGGTGACTTTGGGATGCATGCCGACTCTATCAGGTATTAGATCACTCTCTGATTCCTTGGGCTCTATGGAGAAAAGCTGGATCCCTTTCTATATCTAGCATTGGAGGTGCAACTGCTCTATATTTGCTTTCCACTCTCTTAAATGGCCTTCGCTTCTTAAAACTCAACAACCAATATTCCAACCCCACGCCAAAATTAACAACCATAATAGAAAAGCCTCTTCTTAAAATGACCTTAGCACTTGACACCAGTCTCTAAACATACCATATAAATTGTGGGAGAGGATTCTGAGCAAGAGCAGCGCACCAATGAGATATAATAGAACATGATTTTAGTGCAAAATATTAGATCAGTTATCGATCACTTTCAAAATTGATATGATATCGACACATATTGGCACAGATCAattcatattattttttattatgatcGAACTTACTCTAAatcgattttttcaaaattttgacttgACTTAGACAACTTATTCTAGTGTAACCCTGAATTAACCACAAATTTCATCATGGAGGGACTCAATTTTTTGACTTttattctgataaaaaaaatttgagactTTTTTTTAGC
This genomic stretch from Macadamia integrifolia cultivar HAES 741 chromosome 2, SCU_Mint_v3, whole genome shotgun sequence harbors:
- the LOC122072260 gene encoding elicitor peptide 6: MEELKSPKQRRTAAAAASSSHGNPCDLVQGAISAVFKCLGLDPFYWPFSKQGEDTNTHQNTSYHPSPSTEEAQDPQFPLSEFGTKTCEGVAVGSITVNSRRPKPPPISPGEDPQHN